A part of Syngnathus typhle isolate RoL2023-S1 ecotype Sweden unplaced genomic scaffold, RoL_Styp_1.0 HiC_scaffold_34, whole genome shotgun sequence genomic DNA contains:
- the LOC133147181 gene encoding uncharacterized protein LOC133147181 — translation MVILVSVCAFDIIVYFFQLPPVRQSKPLCVYDPTRLDHWRDDFKKITLTAIMRQKDDVAFAELLNRLRVKEKSDELSEMDRALLATRYTSPEMCPKHILHVFATNKQVDGHNSAMLELFHKDIVQIDADDYKKDKGTGRMARQASPVQGAKNELPDSIKVALGARVMITRNVDVQSGLCNGMFAKVVKLVNYPNEARVQKLGLELDHVSNTARAANPVYIDRLEEKLNKAGVTRRQFPIKLAFACTIHKVQGMTTSQAAVSLKGVFEHGMGYVALSRVTSLSGLHILQMDERRLHANPQITAALAEMAEDSLESVMPLLHVMPSVDRANHLVVVHHNTEGLSCHVQDIVSHHELLFADVLCFTETHLQGSVADGRACLEGYTMFCRNRSDSYTNCPDLATKRGEREQTQN, via the exons ATGGTCatccttgtttctgtttgtgccttcgacatcatcgtct atttctttcagctccctcccgtgagacagtccaaacctctgtgcgtgtacgatcctacgcggctggaccactggcgtgacgacttcaaaaagatcacgctcaccgccatcatgaggcagaaagacgatgtcgcctttgccgaactgctgaaccgactccgcgtcaaagaaaagtcagatgaactgtcggaaatggacagagctctccttgccacgaggtacacttccccagaaatgtgtccaaagcatattctgcatgtttttgccaccaataaacaggtggatggccataactctgcgatgctggaactgtttcataaggacattgtgcagattgacgcggatgactacaagaaagacaaaggaactggcagaatggcaaggcaagcttcccctgtgcaaggcgctaagaatgagctcccggactcaatcaaagttgccttgggtgctcgtgttatgatcacacggaacgttgatgttcaatcaggtctgtgcaacgggatgtttgcaaaagttgtcaaattggtgaactatccaaatgaagcccgtgtccagaaacttggcttggaactcgatcatgtgagtaacacagcgcgtgctgctaaccccgtgtacattgacagactggaggagaagctgaacaaggctggagtgacgcgccgacagtttcccatcaagcttgcttttgcctgcacgatccacaaggtacaaggcatgacaacgtcacaggctgcagtttcgctgaaaggtgttttcgaacacggcatggggtacgtagctctgagtagagtgacttcgctcagtggtctgcatattctgcaaatggatgagagaaggcttcatgcaaatccacaaatcactgctgctcttgctgagatggcagaagattctttggagagcgtcatgcccctccttcacgtgatgccgtcggtagatcgggcaaatcacctggttgtcgtccatcataacaccgaagggctgtcttgtcacgtgcaagatatcgtgtctcatcacgaactgcttttcgctgatgttttgtgcttcacagagacacacctccaaggatcagtggccgatggacgtgcttgcttggaaggctacacgatgttttgcaggaaccgaagtgattcttacacaaactgtcctgacttggctacaaaacgtggtg